In Deinococcus maricopensis DSM 21211, one genomic interval encodes:
- a CDS encoding ABC transporter ATP-binding protein: MNDVLTVSHLTKRYGRVHALRDLTLTVGRGQIYGFLGPNGAGKTTAIRAMLGLTRPNSGTVRLFGEPLHRAALARVGALVEAPSAYPHLTGRENLEVTRRLRGADARELPEVLALVGLTDAADRPVRGYSLGMRGRLSIAAALLGRPEFLLLDEPTNGLDPQGIREVRDLIRALPERGLTVMLSSHLLAEIEQVATHVGIVADGTTRFEGTLADLRAQAHPELRVTTDQPSEAAVHLAQLGHAARVDGADVVLPDPRVSADVNEALVRAGHRVSRLAATTHTLEELFLNLVRAPEARAC, from the coding sequence ATGAACGACGTCCTCACGGTCAGCCACCTGACCAAACGCTACGGCCGCGTGCACGCCCTGCGCGACCTGACCCTCACGGTCGGGCGCGGCCAGATCTACGGCTTCCTCGGCCCGAACGGCGCCGGGAAGACCACCGCGATTCGCGCCATGCTGGGCCTGACCCGCCCGAACAGCGGCACGGTGCGCCTGTTCGGCGAGCCGCTGCACCGCGCCGCCCTGGCCCGCGTGGGCGCGCTCGTGGAGGCCCCGAGCGCGTACCCGCACCTCACGGGCCGCGAGAACCTGGAGGTCACGCGGCGCCTGCGCGGCGCGGACGCCCGCGAACTCCCGGAGGTGCTCGCGCTGGTCGGCCTGACGGACGCCGCCGACCGGCCCGTCCGCGGGTACAGCCTCGGCATGCGCGGTCGCCTGAGCATCGCCGCGGCGCTGCTGGGCCGCCCGGAATTCCTGCTGCTCGACGAGCCCACCAACGGCCTCGACCCGCAGGGCATCCGCGAGGTCCGCGACCTGATTCGCGCGCTGCCCGAACGGGGCCTGACCGTCATGCTGTCCAGCCACCTGCTCGCAGAGATCGAGCAGGTCGCCACGCACGTCGGCATCGTCGCGGACGGCACGACCCGCTTCGAGGGGACCCTCGCGGACCTGCGCGCGCAGGCCCACCCGGAACTGCGCGTCACGACCGACCAGCCGTCCGAGGCGGCCGTGCACCTCGCGCAGCTCGGGCACGCGGCCCGCGTGGACGGCGCGGACGTGGTCCTGCCGGACCCGCGCGTGAGCGCCGACGTGAACGAGGCGCTGGTGCGGGCCGGACACCGCGTGTCCCGACTGGCCGCCACCACGCACACCCTGGAGGAGCTGTTCCTGAACCTCGTGCGCGCCCCGGAGGCCCGCGCATGCTGA